Proteins encoded within one genomic window of uncultured Sphingopyxis sp.:
- the tolR gene encoding protein TolR, with protein MAMSGPSGGVGGRRGRGNRRAPMAEINVTPLVDVMLVLLIIFMITAPLLASAVPIDLPESRAKPVETEDQEPIQLSVGADDTLYIGEEVVPEAELPARLDAIARANEGEDRPRQIMLRADKGLDYGRVMRVMGELNRAGLTRISLVTTGANAEPAAAVTGGSETGR; from the coding sequence ATGGCGATGTCCGGCCCCTCGGGCGGCGTCGGCGGCCGGCGCGGCCGCGGCAACCGCCGCGCGCCGATGGCGGAGATCAACGTCACCCCGCTCGTCGATGTGATGCTCGTGCTACTGATCATCTTCATGATCACCGCGCCGCTGCTCGCCTCCGCCGTGCCGATCGACCTGCCCGAAAGCCGGGCGAAGCCCGTCGAAACCGAGGATCAGGAACCGATTCAGCTGTCGGTCGGCGCCGACGACACGCTCTATATCGGCGAAGAAGTGGTGCCCGAAGCCGAGCTTCCCGCCCGTCTCGACGCGATCGCCCGCGCTAATGAGGGCGAGGACCGGCCGCGCCAGATCATGCTGCGCGCCGACAAGGGGCTCGATTACGGCCGCGTGATGCGCGTGATGGGCGAACTCAATCGCGCCGGCCTGACGCGGATTTCGCTGGTCACCACCGGCGCGAATGCTGAACCGGCCGCGGCGGTCACCGGCGGTTCAGAAACGGGGCGATAG